Proteins encoded by one window of Juglans regia cultivar Chandler chromosome 15, Walnut 2.0, whole genome shotgun sequence:
- the LOC108992307 gene encoding glutamate receptor 2.8-like isoform X2 produces the protein MPLILTTKLGWSLTPGTPEMMLSKLLLQVPIISFSATSPSLTSLRSPYFFRIAQNDSSQVKAISAIIQTYGWREAVPIYIDNEYGEGIIPYLIDALQDIDVRVPYRGVISPLANDGEISGELHKLMTMQTRVFIVHMSHNLSSRVFTMAKEIGMMSQGYVWIITNGIANFVGSKERSVLASMQGVLGVKTYVPETKELESFTVRWKTKFQQDNPTITDVDLNVFGLWAYDAASALAMAVEKVGTTNLGVGKSTNASSNLIDLESFEISQDGPKLREAIQDSKFRGLAGEFNLLNGQLQSSTFQIINVNGNGERQVGFWTPEDGLRRELNSKNTSKYSTSKNNLGPIIWPGDLTSVPKGWEIPTNRKKLRIGVPVTNGFSEFVKVTYDHSTNGTHVTGYCIDIFNAAMESLPFSVSYDFIPFAKPGGESAGTYNDLVYQVFLQNFDAVVGDITIVANRSNIVDFTLPFTESGVTMVVPLRDNRRKNAWVFLKPLSWDLWMTSGCFFVFIGFVVWLLEHRVNEDFRGPCSHQIGTSLWYAFSTMVFAHREIVINNCTRFVVIIWVFVVLILTQSYTASLASLLTVQQLQPTITEVKQLVRTGERVGYHSGSFVFGVLKEMSFKESQLKQYNSIEECDELLSKGSANGGIAAAFDETPYMKLLIGKYCSKYTMAASIYKTDGFGFVFPRGSPLVADVSRTILNVTEGEKMEEIESKWLKKQTHCEDSNAQDSSESLGLSSFWGLFLIAGIASLSALIFSVSMFFYKERQHIFKPFGAGDSILGRIHHILRTFLERDLRSHTFRKKASMSLQDKKEIGSLNGIGAGQASTSTRHLSNRSNCLTQTEIHSTSFEVSETPSREYGIPYSNGQTSQPAPTTIVEIIENPTQEVQEPPQK, from the exons ATGCCTCTCATACTCACTACAAAACTAGGCTGGTCCTTAACCCCAGGGACTCCAGAAATGATGTTGTCCAAGCTGCTGTTGCAG GTGCCCATCATATCATTCTCAGCAACAAGCCCTTCTCTTACCTCACTTCGTAGTCCATACTTTTTTCGAATTGCTCAAAACGACTCATCTCAAGTGAAAGCCATAAGTGCAATTATTCAAACTTATGGATGGAGAGAAGCCGTACCTATCTATATAGACAACGAGTATGGAGAAGGTATAATACCCTACTTAATTGATGCCTTGCAAGATATTGATGTTCGTGTTCCCTATCGTGGTGTCATTTCTCCATTGGCCAATGATGGCGAAATCAGTGGAGAACTTCACAAGTTGATGACAATGCAAACTAGAGTTTTCATTGTGCACATGTCGCATAATCTCAGTTCTCGAGTTTTCACAATGGCAAAAGAGATTGGAATGATGAGTCaaggttatgtttggatcatTACCAATGGGATAGCCAACTTTGTTGGGTCGAAAGAACGTTCAGTTCTTGCCTCAATGCAAGGGGTATTGGGTGTGAAGACTTATGTTCCAGAGACAAAAGAGCTTGAAAGTTTTACAGTTCGATGGAAAACGAAATTCCAACAAGACAACCCAACCATTACAGATGTTGATTTGAATGTTTTTGGTTTGTGGGCTTATGATGCTGCTTCAGCTTTAGCCATGGCAGTTGAGAAGGTTGGGACTACAAATCTCGGGGTTGGAAAGAGTACAAATGCTTCAAGCAACTTAATTGATCTTGAAAGTTTCGAGATCTCCCAAGATGGTCCAAAACTTCGTGAAGCGATACAGGATAGTAAGTTTAGAGGCCTTGCTGGGGAGTTCAATCTTCTTAATGGGCAATTACAATCATCAACTTTTCAGATAATTAATGTGAATGGTAATGGAGAAAGACAGGTTGGATTTTGGACACCAGAAGATGGACTCAGAAGGGAATTGAATTCGAAGAACACAAGCAAATATTCTACTTCCAAGAACAATCTGGGACCTATTATATGGCCTGGTGATCTAACCTCTGTTCCTAAAGGTTGGGAGATTCCAACAAATAGAAAGAAGCTACGAATAGGAGTGCCAGTGACTAATGGTTTCAGCGAATTTGTTAAGGTCACATATGATCATAGCACTAACGGAACACATGTTACTGGGTATTGTATTGACATCTTCAATGCCGCAATGGAATCATTACCATTTTCTGTTAGCTACGACTTCATTCCCTTTGCAAAACCTGGAGGTGAAAGCGCCGGTACTTACAATGATTTGGTCTATCAAGTATTTCTTCAG AACTTTGATGCTGTGGTAGGCGATATAACGATCGTAGCAAATAGGTCTAACATTGTGGATTTCACATTGCCATTCACGGAATCTGGAGTGACAATGGTAGTGCCACTCAGAGATAATAGGAGGAAAAATGCATGGGTGTTTTTGAAGCCTTTAAGTTGGGACCTTTGGATGACAAGCGGTTGTTTCTTTGTATTCATTGGCTTTGTGGTATGGCTTCTTGAACATAGAGTAAATGAAGATTTTCGTGGGCCTTGCTCACATCAGATTGGAACAAGCTTATGGTATGCTTTCTCAACCATGGTTTTCGCACATC GGGAGATAGTGATAAACAACTGCACTAGGTTTGTAGTGATCATATGGGTATTTGTAGTGCTCATTCTTACTCAAAGTTACACTGCAAGTTTGGCATCTCTCCTAACAGTTCAGCAGCTCCAACCAACAATTACTGAGGTCAAGCAGCTTGTTAGGACTGGGGAGAGGGTTGGGTACCATAGCGGTTCTTTTGTGTTTGGAGTCTTAAAAGAAATGTCTTTTAAGGAATCTCAGCTTAAGCAGTATAATTCAATAGAAGAATGTGATGAGCTTTTGTCTAAAGGAAGTGCCAATGGTGGTATAGCTGCTGCTTTTGATGAGACCCCTTACATGAAGCTGTTAATAGGAAAATATTGCTCCAAGTATACCATGGCTGCATCAATCTATAAAACTGATGGGTTTGGCTTT GTATTCCCAAGAGGTTCACCTCTTGTAGCAGATGTTTCTAGGACAATCTTGAATGTGACAGAAggagagaaaatggaagagaTTGAAAGTAAATGGTTAAAGAAACAAACCCATTGTGAAGACTCCAATGCCCAAGATTCTTCTGAAAGTCTTGGCCTCTCTAGCTTCTGGGGCCTATTTCTCATTGCTGGGATTGCTTCCTTATCAGCTCTCATCTTCTCTGTGTCTATGTTCTTTTACAAGGAGAGGCAGCATATCTTCAAACCCTTTGGTGCAGGAGACTCAATATTGGGAAGAATTCATCATATATTAAGAACTTTCCTTGAGAGAGACCTTCGCTCGCATACATTTAGAAAGAAAGCATCAATGTCATTGCaagacaaaaaagaaattggaagTCTTAATGGTATAGGTGCAGGTCAAGCCTCAACAAGCACTAGACATCTATCAAATCGGTCAAATTGTTTAACACAAACGGAAATCCACTCTACTTCCTTTGAAGTTTCGGAAACACCATCTAGAGAATATGGTATTCCCTATTCAAACGGTCAAACATCTCAACCAGCACCAACTACTATTGTTGAGATCATTGAAAACCCAACTCAAGAGGTCCAAGAACCCCCCCAAAAATAG
- the LOC108992307 gene encoding glutamate receptor 2.2-like isoform X1, translating into MIMSWNVPPRVAACYLFMFFLVLSERIIKAAKAENTTLTQVDVGVVLDLDGRNGKVGMSCINMALSDFYASHTHYKTRLVLNPRDSRNDVVQAAVAALYLIKNTKVKAIIGPQKSMQANFVIDLGNKSQVPIISFSATSPSLTSLRSPYFFRIAQNDSSQVKAISAIIQTYGWREAVPIYIDNEYGEGIIPYLIDALQDIDVRVPYRGVISPLANDGEISGELHKLMTMQTRVFIVHMSHNLSSRVFTMAKEIGMMSQGYVWIITNGIANFVGSKERSVLASMQGVLGVKTYVPETKELESFTVRWKTKFQQDNPTITDVDLNVFGLWAYDAASALAMAVEKVGTTNLGVGKSTNASSNLIDLESFEISQDGPKLREAIQDSKFRGLAGEFNLLNGQLQSSTFQIINVNGNGERQVGFWTPEDGLRRELNSKNTSKYSTSKNNLGPIIWPGDLTSVPKGWEIPTNRKKLRIGVPVTNGFSEFVKVTYDHSTNGTHVTGYCIDIFNAAMESLPFSVSYDFIPFAKPGGESAGTYNDLVYQVFLQNFDAVVGDITIVANRSNIVDFTLPFTESGVTMVVPLRDNRRKNAWVFLKPLSWDLWMTSGCFFVFIGFVVWLLEHRVNEDFRGPCSHQIGTSLWYAFSTMVFAHREIVINNCTRFVVIIWVFVVLILTQSYTASLASLLTVQQLQPTITEVKQLVRTGERVGYHSGSFVFGVLKEMSFKESQLKQYNSIEECDELLSKGSANGGIAAAFDETPYMKLLIGKYCSKYTMAASIYKTDGFGFVFPRGSPLVADVSRTILNVTEGEKMEEIESKWLKKQTHCEDSNAQDSSESLGLSSFWGLFLIAGIASLSALIFSVSMFFYKERQHIFKPFGAGDSILGRIHHILRTFLERDLRSHTFRKKASMSLQDKKEIGSLNGIGAGQASTSTRHLSNRSNCLTQTEIHSTSFEVSETPSREYGIPYSNGQTSQPAPTTIVEIIENPTQEVQEPPQK; encoded by the exons ATGATCATGAGCTGGAACGTCCCTCCCAGAGTTGCAGCTTGTTATCTATTCATGTTCTTCCTTGTTCTTTCCGAAAGGATTATCAAGGCCGCCAAGGCAGAAAACACGACATTAACCCAAGTTGATGTGGGTGTGGTTTTGGACTTGGATGGGCGGAATGGAAAGGTCGGGATGAGTTGCATTAACATGGCTCTTTCCGACTTCTATGCCTCTCATACTCACTACAAAACTAGGCTGGTCCTTAACCCCAGGGACTCCAGAAATGATGTTGTCCAAGCTGCTGTTGCAG CTCTATacctaataaaaaatacaaaagtgaAAGCCATCATAGGGCCACAAAAGTCAATGCAGGCAAACTTTGTCATTGATCTTGGGAATAAATCTCAGGTGCCCATCATATCATTCTCAGCAACAAGCCCTTCTCTTACCTCACTTCGTAGTCCATACTTTTTTCGAATTGCTCAAAACGACTCATCTCAAGTGAAAGCCATAAGTGCAATTATTCAAACTTATGGATGGAGAGAAGCCGTACCTATCTATATAGACAACGAGTATGGAGAAGGTATAATACCCTACTTAATTGATGCCTTGCAAGATATTGATGTTCGTGTTCCCTATCGTGGTGTCATTTCTCCATTGGCCAATGATGGCGAAATCAGTGGAGAACTTCACAAGTTGATGACAATGCAAACTAGAGTTTTCATTGTGCACATGTCGCATAATCTCAGTTCTCGAGTTTTCACAATGGCAAAAGAGATTGGAATGATGAGTCaaggttatgtttggatcatTACCAATGGGATAGCCAACTTTGTTGGGTCGAAAGAACGTTCAGTTCTTGCCTCAATGCAAGGGGTATTGGGTGTGAAGACTTATGTTCCAGAGACAAAAGAGCTTGAAAGTTTTACAGTTCGATGGAAAACGAAATTCCAACAAGACAACCCAACCATTACAGATGTTGATTTGAATGTTTTTGGTTTGTGGGCTTATGATGCTGCTTCAGCTTTAGCCATGGCAGTTGAGAAGGTTGGGACTACAAATCTCGGGGTTGGAAAGAGTACAAATGCTTCAAGCAACTTAATTGATCTTGAAAGTTTCGAGATCTCCCAAGATGGTCCAAAACTTCGTGAAGCGATACAGGATAGTAAGTTTAGAGGCCTTGCTGGGGAGTTCAATCTTCTTAATGGGCAATTACAATCATCAACTTTTCAGATAATTAATGTGAATGGTAATGGAGAAAGACAGGTTGGATTTTGGACACCAGAAGATGGACTCAGAAGGGAATTGAATTCGAAGAACACAAGCAAATATTCTACTTCCAAGAACAATCTGGGACCTATTATATGGCCTGGTGATCTAACCTCTGTTCCTAAAGGTTGGGAGATTCCAACAAATAGAAAGAAGCTACGAATAGGAGTGCCAGTGACTAATGGTTTCAGCGAATTTGTTAAGGTCACATATGATCATAGCACTAACGGAACACATGTTACTGGGTATTGTATTGACATCTTCAATGCCGCAATGGAATCATTACCATTTTCTGTTAGCTACGACTTCATTCCCTTTGCAAAACCTGGAGGTGAAAGCGCCGGTACTTACAATGATTTGGTCTATCAAGTATTTCTTCAG AACTTTGATGCTGTGGTAGGCGATATAACGATCGTAGCAAATAGGTCTAACATTGTGGATTTCACATTGCCATTCACGGAATCTGGAGTGACAATGGTAGTGCCACTCAGAGATAATAGGAGGAAAAATGCATGGGTGTTTTTGAAGCCTTTAAGTTGGGACCTTTGGATGACAAGCGGTTGTTTCTTTGTATTCATTGGCTTTGTGGTATGGCTTCTTGAACATAGAGTAAATGAAGATTTTCGTGGGCCTTGCTCACATCAGATTGGAACAAGCTTATGGTATGCTTTCTCAACCATGGTTTTCGCACATC GGGAGATAGTGATAAACAACTGCACTAGGTTTGTAGTGATCATATGGGTATTTGTAGTGCTCATTCTTACTCAAAGTTACACTGCAAGTTTGGCATCTCTCCTAACAGTTCAGCAGCTCCAACCAACAATTACTGAGGTCAAGCAGCTTGTTAGGACTGGGGAGAGGGTTGGGTACCATAGCGGTTCTTTTGTGTTTGGAGTCTTAAAAGAAATGTCTTTTAAGGAATCTCAGCTTAAGCAGTATAATTCAATAGAAGAATGTGATGAGCTTTTGTCTAAAGGAAGTGCCAATGGTGGTATAGCTGCTGCTTTTGATGAGACCCCTTACATGAAGCTGTTAATAGGAAAATATTGCTCCAAGTATACCATGGCTGCATCAATCTATAAAACTGATGGGTTTGGCTTT GTATTCCCAAGAGGTTCACCTCTTGTAGCAGATGTTTCTAGGACAATCTTGAATGTGACAGAAggagagaaaatggaagagaTTGAAAGTAAATGGTTAAAGAAACAAACCCATTGTGAAGACTCCAATGCCCAAGATTCTTCTGAAAGTCTTGGCCTCTCTAGCTTCTGGGGCCTATTTCTCATTGCTGGGATTGCTTCCTTATCAGCTCTCATCTTCTCTGTGTCTATGTTCTTTTACAAGGAGAGGCAGCATATCTTCAAACCCTTTGGTGCAGGAGACTCAATATTGGGAAGAATTCATCATATATTAAGAACTTTCCTTGAGAGAGACCTTCGCTCGCATACATTTAGAAAGAAAGCATCAATGTCATTGCaagacaaaaaagaaattggaagTCTTAATGGTATAGGTGCAGGTCAAGCCTCAACAAGCACTAGACATCTATCAAATCGGTCAAATTGTTTAACACAAACGGAAATCCACTCTACTTCCTTTGAAGTTTCGGAAACACCATCTAGAGAATATGGTATTCCCTATTCAAACGGTCAAACATCTCAACCAGCACCAACTACTATTGTTGAGATCATTGAAAACCCAACTCAAGAGGTCCAAGAACCCCCCCAAAAATAG